A genomic region of Alicyclobacillus sp. SO9 contains the following coding sequences:
- a CDS encoding DHA2 family efflux MFS transporter permease subunit — MKEKKSQKWWALGAIALAVMAIGLDMTVLNLALPTLSTALHASSTQLLWFVDAYALVLAAAMLPAGMLGDRIGRKKLLLIALAVFGLGSLACAYSPSATVFILSRILLGLGAAALFPLALSIIPVSFSDSERPKAVAVLMVATLISFPVGPILGGWMLTHYWWGTVFLMNVPIVILAIIAVAFLLTESRSSERGPIDWLGIITSSVGLTALTYGVIESGPHGFNSSAAMIPIIVGVLVLVACVWWERKARNPLIDLSLFSSRAFLWGTVLTTLVSFVMFGVLFATPQYFQDVLGLTAFESGLRLLPLIAGLLVGAIAATRLAAFAGAKWAVGLGFVLLAAGVLIGGRTTIHSEAGFSVWWLSISGLGLGFAMPTAMDAALGALSGERSGVGSALIQAVRQAGGTIGVAVLGSVLAGGYRHHLNVHGLPSSIASLAQKNVSAGIETAHKLGLPGLLESVRASFVHGMNEALWVSGSIAILDVILALTFLPGRVHSEKKGDVSE; from the coding sequence ATGAAGGAAAAGAAAAGTCAAAAATGGTGGGCTCTTGGTGCAATTGCACTGGCGGTTATGGCAATTGGTTTGGATATGACCGTTTTAAACTTGGCCTTGCCGACTCTGAGTACGGCATTACATGCGTCTTCCACACAACTATTGTGGTTTGTTGATGCCTACGCTCTGGTACTGGCCGCAGCGATGTTACCCGCTGGCATGCTGGGAGACCGAATTGGGAGGAAAAAATTACTCCTCATTGCGCTCGCTGTTTTTGGGCTTGGTTCATTGGCTTGTGCGTATTCACCATCGGCCACTGTGTTCATCTTATCTCGGATTTTGTTGGGTCTCGGAGCAGCCGCTCTCTTTCCGCTTGCACTGTCTATCATACCCGTGTCTTTTTCAGACAGTGAGCGTCCCAAGGCCGTGGCAGTCTTGATGGTAGCAACCTTGATTTCGTTTCCGGTGGGACCCATTCTCGGCGGCTGGATGCTAACCCATTACTGGTGGGGAACGGTGTTCCTGATGAATGTACCCATCGTCATCCTGGCAATCATTGCTGTAGCTTTTCTTCTGACAGAGTCCCGTTCATCTGAACGCGGCCCAATTGATTGGTTAGGCATCATCACATCAAGCGTTGGTCTAACGGCTCTCACATATGGGGTGATTGAATCCGGCCCACATGGCTTTAACAGCAGTGCCGCTATGATTCCGATTATCGTGGGCGTCCTAGTCTTAGTTGCTTGTGTCTGGTGGGAACGAAAAGCACGGAACCCGCTGATTGATTTGTCACTGTTCTCGTCTCGTGCCTTCTTGTGGGGAACGGTTTTAACAACACTGGTCTCGTTTGTGATGTTTGGGGTTCTGTTTGCCACGCCGCAATACTTTCAAGATGTGCTTGGTTTAACTGCGTTTGAAAGTGGTCTCAGGCTTCTTCCCTTGATTGCAGGTCTGCTGGTTGGCGCCATCGCGGCGACTCGTTTAGCAGCCTTCGCCGGGGCGAAATGGGCCGTCGGTCTTGGTTTCGTTCTGTTGGCAGCAGGGGTTCTCATAGGTGGCAGAACAACGATTCATAGTGAAGCCGGATTTTCTGTTTGGTGGCTTTCCATCAGTGGTTTAGGACTGGGATTTGCAATGCCAACAGCAATGGATGCGGCCCTTGGCGCTCTTTCCGGTGAGCGAAGCGGAGTTGGTTCGGCACTCATTCAGGCTGTTCGCCAGGCGGGCGGAACCATTGGGGTGGCTGTCTTGGGCAGTGTTTTGGCAGGCGGCTATCGTCATCACCTAAATGTTCATGGACTTCCTTCGTCGATTGCAAGTCTGGCACAGAAAAATGTGTCCGCAGGAATTGAGACAGCGCATAAGCTGGGGCTTCCAGGTCTGCTGGAGTCCGTCAGGGCATCCTTTGTCCACGGCATGAATGAAGCCCTGTGGGTCAGCGGTAGTATTGCAATTCTTGATGTAATTCTGGCACTTACCTTCCTTCCCGGCCGCGTACACAGCGAAAAGAAGGGAGATGTCTCAGAATGA